One window from the genome of Spiractinospora alimapuensis encodes:
- a CDS encoding family 16 glycoside hydrolase translates to MSGRRSLSLLSMMAVLGLGLTASPANAEPADTPNAEERTDAFDKVLLEEEIGEPMTMDIASDGRVFMTAREGTVRVHDQETGETTVAAEIDTYTEPYPDGNNEGGLLGIALDPDFDDNAWIYLYYAHPEESHVQLSRFDVDGDEIDLGSEVPMLEVESQRQDCCHMAGDLEFDPDGNLYIATGDETNPFETDLYAPLDERPGRENFDAQGTAGDSSDLRGKILRITPEDDGGYSVPDGNLFPTADHDADVARPEIYVMGARNPFRMSVDEETGYLYYGMYGPGAATWDDERGPMGFDQFHEVREASHMGWPFCIGDNYPFRPWDYENNEPAGEFFDCEGGPVNDSPNNSGLEQLPPVEPATIYYPINWDNYPYDPPEPFLSLGSGAGGPNGGPVYRYDPDLDVDTKFPEHYDGSWFLLEWHRDAILTAEVDDGTVTSISDFMGDEYWNHPHDAEFGPDGSLYVLEYGSGWFGDADDNGLYRIDYLGDADPDPCPPTEEPPPGWEALFDGETTDGWAQAGPGGFEVDECGNLQAHGGMGLLWYEDATYEDFVLRADWRTQDITDNSGVFLRFPDPGDDPWGPVDEGYEIQIYDAEEDPLYTTGSVYTFSPAVERASNPVGEWNTFEIEVSGQEYTVTLNGVEVANYTGDGSRGLEGHVGLQNHDANSEPGEGVEFRNVWIQELDDDDPPPDADITVTVGPGGSWTYDPENFEIYEGQTIEYVLDSGFHNVVTTDSEGNEIATSGPPSSDWQDDPYYFTAEETGTFYIYCTPHAGVTDPDPENWTGMVAKFEVLPAPDEDSEDGDDQGEDNDDQGDDDNSNDSD, encoded by the coding sequence ATGTCGGGCAGACGTTCCCTGTCTCTGTTGTCGATGATGGCCGTACTCGGGTTAGGTCTCACGGCGTCCCCCGCCAACGCCGAACCCGCTGACACACCGAACGCCGAGGAGAGGACCGACGCGTTCGACAAGGTGCTCCTCGAGGAGGAAATCGGGGAGCCGATGACGATGGACATCGCCTCCGACGGTCGAGTCTTCATGACCGCCCGCGAGGGCACCGTTCGCGTCCACGACCAGGAAACCGGCGAGACCACGGTCGCCGCCGAGATCGACACCTACACCGAGCCCTACCCCGACGGCAACAACGAGGGTGGTCTGCTGGGCATCGCCCTGGACCCCGACTTCGACGACAACGCCTGGATCTACCTCTACTACGCCCACCCCGAGGAGTCCCACGTCCAGCTCTCGCGGTTCGACGTGGACGGCGACGAGATCGACCTCGGCTCCGAGGTACCGATGCTCGAGGTCGAGTCGCAGCGCCAGGACTGTTGCCACATGGCGGGCGACCTGGAGTTCGACCCGGACGGCAATCTCTACATCGCCACCGGGGACGAGACGAACCCCTTCGAGACCGATCTCTACGCCCCGCTGGACGAGCGTCCCGGGCGGGAGAACTTCGACGCGCAGGGGACCGCGGGCGACAGCAGCGACCTACGCGGCAAGATCCTGCGCATCACACCGGAGGACGACGGCGGCTACTCCGTCCCCGACGGGAACCTCTTCCCGACCGCGGACCACGACGCCGACGTGGCCCGGCCCGAGATCTACGTGATGGGGGCGCGCAACCCCTTCCGGATGTCGGTCGACGAGGAGACCGGTTACCTGTACTACGGCATGTACGGACCCGGCGCCGCGACGTGGGACGACGAACGTGGCCCGATGGGCTTCGACCAGTTCCACGAGGTGCGCGAGGCCAGCCACATGGGGTGGCCGTTCTGTATCGGCGACAACTACCCGTTCCGGCCCTGGGACTACGAGAACAACGAGCCGGCCGGCGAGTTCTTCGACTGTGAGGGCGGGCCCGTCAACGACTCGCCCAACAACTCGGGCCTGGAGCAGCTCCCGCCGGTCGAGCCAGCGACGATCTACTACCCGATCAACTGGGACAACTACCCCTACGACCCGCCCGAGCCCTTCCTCTCGTTGGGCAGCGGCGCCGGTGGTCCCAACGGCGGACCGGTCTACCGCTACGACCCGGACCTGGACGTGGACACGAAGTTCCCTGAGCACTACGACGGCTCGTGGTTCCTCTTGGAGTGGCACCGTGACGCGATCCTGACCGCGGAGGTCGACGACGGCACCGTGACCTCCATCAGCGACTTCATGGGCGACGAGTACTGGAACCACCCCCACGACGCGGAGTTCGGACCCGACGGGTCGCTGTACGTGCTGGAGTACGGATCGGGCTGGTTCGGTGACGCCGACGACAACGGCCTCTACCGGATCGACTACCTCGGTGACGCCGACCCCGACCCCTGCCCCCCGACAGAGGAGCCGCCACCGGGCTGGGAAGCCCTGTTCGACGGTGAGACCACCGACGGCTGGGCGCAGGCCGGACCGGGCGGGTTCGAGGTCGACGAGTGCGGGAACCTCCAGGCCCACGGCGGCATGGGGCTCCTGTGGTACGAGGACGCCACCTATGAGGACTTCGTCCTCCGGGCCGACTGGCGCACCCAGGACATCACCGACAACTCCGGGGTGTTCCTTCGGTTCCCCGACCCTGGGGACGACCCGTGGGGTCCGGTCGACGAGGGCTACGAGATCCAGATCTACGACGCCGAGGAGGACCCGCTCTACACCACCGGATCGGTCTACACCTTCAGTCCGGCGGTGGAACGGGCGTCGAACCCGGTCGGCGAGTGGAACACCTTCGAGATCGAGGTCAGTGGCCAGGAGTACACCGTCACGCTGAACGGTGTGGAGGTCGCCAACTACACCGGTGACGGGTCCCGCGGGCTCGAGGGCCACGTCGGGTTGCAGAACCACGACGCGAACTCCGAGCCGGGCGAAGGTGTGGAGTTCCGCAACGTGTGGATCCAGGAACTCGATGACGACGATCCGCCGCCCGACGCCGACATCACGGTGACGGTCGGTCCGGGCGGTTCCTGGACATACGATCCCGAGAACTTCGAGATCTATGAGGGCCAAACCATCGAATACGTTCTCGACAGTGGTTTCCACAATGTCGTGACAACGGATTCCGAGGGTAACGAGATCGCCACGAGTGGTCCGCCGAGTAGTGATTGGCAGGACGATCCCTATTACTTCACAGCGGAGGAAACGGGTACGTTCTACATCTACTGCACCCCGCACGCCGGCGTCACCGATCCGGATCCGGAGAACTGGACCGGAATGGTGGCCAAATTCGAGGTCCTTCCCGCTCCCGACGAGGATTCCGAAGATGGCGACGACCAGGGCGAGGACAATGACGATCAAGGAGACGATGACAACTCCAACGATTCGGACTAG
- a CDS encoding ABC transporter substrate-binding protein, whose translation MNRLRWGACAVGAALLLSACGEGTDPREDSGADGDQTGLVIESWRNDDLAIWEDVILPAFHEEHPDIQVSFEPSAPDDYNAALEARLEGGTAGDIITCRPFDVSLGLYDDGHLTDVTDLEGIDAFDEVAMSAWATDEGDEFFCVPTASVIHGFLYNAEIFDELDLDEPTTEEEFHDVLGAVADDGEYTPLVMGTADQWEAATMGLQNIGPNYWEGEEGRNRLVEGEESFDDSQYVEAFEELQSWSEYMPQGYESVQYPDAQNVFTLGDGAVFPTGSWEIALFNEQADFEMGAFGPPLPEGRDTCYISDHTDIGMGINAATDAPEEARIFLEWTATEEFADLYANALPGFYPLTEHEIEVEDPLAQEFLSLRDECESTIRNSYQFLSRGDPNLENQLWDLSAQLLNGEVEPQEAAEQAQEGLERWYEPQQ comes from the coding sequence ATGAACCGACTTCGCTGGGGTGCCTGTGCCGTTGGCGCGGCCCTGTTGCTGAGTGCCTGTGGTGAGGGCACTGATCCCCGTGAGGACTCCGGCGCCGATGGTGACCAAACAGGGCTCGTTATCGAAAGCTGGCGAAATGACGACCTCGCAATTTGGGAGGACGTGATTCTGCCGGCGTTCCACGAGGAACACCCCGACATTCAGGTCTCCTTCGAGCCGTCCGCACCCGACGACTACAACGCGGCGCTGGAGGCCCGACTCGAGGGGGGAACGGCGGGGGACATCATCACCTGCCGTCCCTTCGACGTGTCGCTCGGTCTGTACGACGACGGTCACCTCACCGACGTGACCGACCTGGAGGGAATCGACGCCTTCGACGAGGTCGCGATGAGCGCGTGGGCCACCGACGAGGGCGACGAGTTCTTCTGTGTCCCCACGGCGTCGGTGATTCACGGGTTCCTGTACAACGCCGAGATCTTCGACGAGCTCGACCTTGATGAGCCCACCACGGAGGAGGAGTTCCACGACGTCCTGGGCGCGGTCGCCGACGACGGCGAGTACACCCCGCTGGTGATGGGAACCGCGGACCAGTGGGAGGCCGCGACGATGGGGCTGCAGAACATCGGGCCCAACTACTGGGAGGGCGAGGAGGGCAGGAACCGCCTCGTCGAGGGGGAGGAGTCCTTCGACGACTCACAGTACGTCGAGGCCTTCGAGGAACTCCAGTCCTGGTCGGAGTACATGCCCCAGGGGTACGAGTCGGTGCAGTACCCGGACGCCCAGAACGTCTTCACGTTGGGCGACGGTGCCGTCTTCCCGACCGGTTCGTGGGAGATCGCGCTGTTCAACGAGCAGGCCGACTTCGAGATGGGCGCCTTCGGCCCCCCGCTTCCCGAGGGTCGCGACACCTGTTACATCAGCGACCACACCGACATCGGTATGGGCATCAACGCGGCGACGGACGCCCCCGAGGAGGCGCGAATCTTCCTGGAGTGGACCGCCACCGAGGAGTTCGCCGATCTCTACGCCAACGCCCTGCCCGGGTTCTACCCCCTGACCGAGCACGAGATCGAGGTCGAGGACCCGCTCGCCCAGGAGTTCCTGAGCCTTCGCGACGAGTGTGAGTCCACGATCCGCAACTCCTACCAGTTCCTGTCCCGTGGGGACCCGAACCTGGAGAACCAGCTTTGGGACCTGAGCGCCCAGCTTCTCAACGGAGAGGTGGAGCCGCAGGAAGCCGCGGAACAGGCCCAGGAGGGTCTGGAGCGCTGGTACGAGCCGCAGCAGTAG
- a CDS encoding carbohydrate ABC transporter permease, whose protein sequence is MTQTQTSEAATTASGAETPPRRTRERRRFPVQLLVFLGPAVVVYTVFMIYPLVDSMRLSLYDDAGAFVGLGNFVHLLTDDLLSARFWNAVWNNLVFFAVHLLVQNPIGLLLAALLTSSRLPGRATYRALVFVPTTLSVVIVGFVWQLILNPVWGFVETPLLGQSSTALITLALMSVWQYVGIPMILFYAVLVSIPEDFLEAARIDGANAWQTFWRVKFPLVLPTVGIVSVITYVANMNAFDLIYAVKGALAGPNFASDIMGTLFFRTFFGFQLERGSSTMGATVATLMFLLILAGVLLYFFGYQRRVKSYEF, encoded by the coding sequence ATGACACAGACCCAGACCTCGGAGGCGGCGACCACCGCCTCCGGGGCTGAAACCCCGCCTCGCCGTACGCGCGAGCGACGCCGTTTCCCCGTCCAGCTCCTGGTCTTCCTCGGGCCCGCGGTCGTCGTCTACACCGTGTTCATGATCTATCCGCTCGTGGACTCGATGCGGCTCAGTCTGTACGACGACGCCGGCGCCTTCGTGGGGCTCGGCAACTTCGTGCACCTGCTCACCGATGACCTGTTGTCGGCGCGGTTCTGGAACGCCGTGTGGAACAACCTCGTGTTCTTCGCGGTCCACCTGCTGGTGCAGAACCCCATCGGTCTGCTGTTGGCCGCGCTCCTGACGTCCTCCCGGCTGCCCGGACGCGCGACCTATCGAGCCCTGGTGTTCGTGCCCACCACCCTGAGCGTGGTCATCGTCGGCTTCGTGTGGCAGCTCATCCTCAACCCGGTGTGGGGGTTCGTGGAGACGCCGCTGCTGGGCCAGTCCAGTACCGCCCTGATCACCCTGGCCCTGATGTCGGTGTGGCAGTACGTCGGAATCCCGATGATCCTGTTCTACGCCGTGCTGGTGTCCATCCCCGAGGACTTCCTGGAGGCGGCGCGGATCGACGGCGCCAACGCGTGGCAGACCTTCTGGCGGGTGAAGTTCCCGCTCGTCCTGCCCACGGTCGGCATCGTCTCTGTGATCACCTATGTCGCCAACATGAATGCCTTCGATTTGATCTACGCCGTAAAGGGCGCGCTCGCGGGGCCCAACTTCGCGTCCGACATCATGGGAACCCTGTTCTTCCGAACCTTCTTCGGGTTCCAGCTCGAACGCGGATCCTCCACCATGGGCGCGACCGTCGCCACGCTGATGTTCCTGCTGATCCTGGCCGGCGTCCTCCTGTACTTCTTCGGCTACCAGCGGCGGGTGAAGAGCTATGAGTTCTAG
- a CDS encoding carbohydrate ABC transporter permease: protein MRIRDLVPHAILLLYVVIACGPLLMIIMNSLKSRQAIFGEPFAPPTLGTFDVSGYATVFARARFELYFFNSFVVTVVSVFLVLLLGSMAAFALAEYRFRGATVLALYLALGIMIPIRLGSVGILDLLVSLNLVNSLTGLILIYTAMGLPLAVFVLTSFFKQVPTELKDAARVDGAGEYRVYSLAVPLVRPGMAAIAIYTMLPIWNDLWFPLIVAPDESVRTVTLGAQQFLGQFVTDWNAVLAVLTLAMVPMMALYLIFSKQFVRGLMGGALK from the coding sequence TTGCGGATCCGGGACCTCGTTCCTCACGCGATCCTGCTGTTGTACGTGGTGATCGCGTGCGGACCGCTGCTCATGATCATCATGAACTCGCTGAAGTCGCGCCAGGCGATCTTCGGGGAGCCCTTCGCCCCGCCCACGCTGGGAACGTTCGACGTCAGCGGCTACGCCACCGTGTTCGCCCGGGCCCGGTTCGAGCTGTACTTCTTCAACAGCTTTGTCGTGACGGTCGTGTCGGTGTTCCTGGTCCTGCTGCTCGGCTCCATGGCGGCGTTCGCGCTCGCGGAGTACCGGTTCCGTGGCGCGACGGTGCTCGCCCTGTACCTGGCGCTCGGCATCATGATCCCCATCCGGCTGGGCAGCGTCGGCATCCTCGACCTCCTGGTCTCGCTCAACCTGGTGAACTCCCTGACCGGGCTGATCCTGATCTACACCGCGATGGGCTTACCCCTCGCCGTGTTCGTCCTCACGTCGTTCTTCAAACAGGTGCCCACCGAACTGAAGGACGCGGCCCGGGTCGACGGTGCCGGGGAGTATCGCGTGTACAGCCTCGCCGTACCGCTCGTCCGGCCCGGCATGGCGGCCATCGCGATCTACACCATGCTCCCGATCTGGAACGACCTGTGGTTCCCGCTGATCGTCGCGCCCGACGAGAGCGTGCGGACCGTCACCCTGGGGGCGCAACAGTTCCTCGGGCAGTTCGTCACCGACTGGAACGCGGTCCTGGCCGTGTTGACACTGGCCATGGTGCCGATGATGGCCCTCTACCTGATTTTCTCCAAGCAGTTCGTTCGCGGTTTGATGGGAGGAGCGTTGAAGTGA
- a CDS encoding Gfo/Idh/MocA family protein yields MSRIRVGLVGAGTMGSVHAQGWQECAGAELVAVHGAADGTAAALAERHDAHVCDDLDDLLERVDVVDVCAPTHLHHEIVLAAARAGRDVVCEKPLGRTPAQAEEIVSACAEAEVRLLVAHVVRFFPEYAAMRAAVRAGQVGEPAVVRLTRSTYQPAKPGGNWYLDEEKSGGLTMDLMIHDLDYARWIAGEVESVYARSVRSADPDSTIDHAVAILRHTSGAITHVEGSWAYPKPAFVTRGEVAGTLGVVNFDSDRDSPLRPRLRQSATTGDVPIAGSPVSESPYTTQLRHFSAVLRGEEDPIVTAADGLAAVRMATAAAESIRTGAPVSVEVTN; encoded by the coding sequence GTGAGCCGGATCAGAGTCGGCCTCGTCGGGGCCGGCACCATGGGCTCGGTGCACGCCCAGGGCTGGCAGGAGTGCGCGGGCGCGGAACTCGTGGCGGTCCACGGGGCGGCCGACGGAACGGCGGCCGCCCTCGCCGAACGGCACGACGCGCACGTCTGCGATGACCTTGACGACCTGCTGGAACGTGTCGACGTGGTCGACGTGTGCGCGCCCACCCACCTGCACCACGAGATCGTGCTCGCCGCCGCGCGGGCCGGGCGGGACGTCGTCTGCGAGAAGCCCCTGGGCAGGACGCCCGCGCAGGCGGAGGAGATCGTCTCCGCCTGCGCGGAGGCGGAGGTGCGGCTGCTCGTCGCCCACGTGGTGCGCTTCTTCCCCGAATACGCGGCGATGCGTGCCGCCGTGCGCGCGGGCCAGGTGGGGGAGCCGGCCGTCGTGCGCCTCACCCGCTCCACCTACCAGCCCGCGAAACCCGGCGGCAACTGGTACCTGGACGAGGAGAAGTCCGGCGGTCTGACCATGGACCTGATGATCCACGACCTCGATTACGCGCGATGGATCGCCGGCGAGGTGGAGAGCGTGTACGCGCGCAGTGTCCGCTCCGCCGACCCCGACTCCACCATCGACCACGCGGTCGCGATCCTGCGACACACCTCCGGGGCGATCACGCACGTCGAGGGCTCGTGGGCCTACCCCAAGCCCGCGTTCGTGACCCGCGGGGAGGTCGCGGGAACCCTCGGGGTGGTCAACTTCGACTCCGACCGTGACTCCCCCCTGCGCCCCCGCCTGCGCCAGAGCGCGACCACGGGTGACGTGCCGATCGCCGGTAGCCCGGTCAGCGAGTCCCCCTACACGACCCAGCTCCGCCACTTCTCGGCCGTCCTGCGGGGAGAGGAAGATCCGATCGTCACCGCCGCCGACGGCCTCGCCGCGGTGCGGATGGCGACCGCCGCGGCCGAGTCGATTCGTACCGGTGCGCCGGTCAGCGTGGAGGTGACCAATTGA
- a CDS encoding Gfo/Idh/MocA family protein, producing the protein MGFLSAAHVHADGYFGNFRAAGADVVGVWDDDAGRGRHWAAEHGVPWVESLDELFAAGVDAVVVCSETSKHLELVRRAAAEGVAVLCEKPLATTEEDAREVVDVCARAGVALMTAFPMRFSPPLVEAATLLGEGGLGSVRSCVGTNQSVLPIKHGAWFADPELAGGGAVMDHSVHLADILRWLLGADPVEVYAVTNRVLHQDEVEVETGALLMLTYADGTFASVDASWSRPHDYPTWGGLTLSVVGDNGVVDVDAFSQHLTTQGGPGGPLAWPPWGSDPNQGLIDAFLATARGETTPAVTGEDGLAATRIALAAYRSAESGEPVRLD; encoded by the coding sequence GTGGGATTCCTGTCCGCCGCCCACGTGCACGCCGACGGCTACTTCGGCAACTTCCGGGCCGCCGGCGCGGACGTGGTCGGAGTGTGGGACGACGACGCCGGGCGGGGACGACACTGGGCGGCCGAACACGGCGTGCCCTGGGTCGAGTCGCTGGACGAACTGTTCGCGGCCGGAGTGGACGCGGTCGTGGTGTGCTCGGAGACCTCCAAACACCTGGAACTGGTGCGGCGCGCCGCGGCCGAGGGGGTGGCCGTCCTCTGCGAGAAGCCTCTGGCCACGACCGAGGAGGACGCGCGGGAGGTGGTCGACGTCTGCGCCCGCGCGGGAGTCGCCCTGATGACCGCCTTCCCGATGCGCTTCAGCCCTCCGCTGGTCGAGGCCGCCACCCTGCTCGGGGAGGGCGGGCTGGGATCGGTACGTTCGTGTGTGGGAACCAACCAGAGCGTGTTGCCGATCAAACACGGCGCCTGGTTCGCCGACCCCGAACTCGCCGGTGGCGGCGCGGTGATGGACCACAGTGTCCATCTCGCCGACATCCTGCGATGGCTGTTGGGAGCCGACCCGGTCGAGGTGTACGCGGTCACCAACCGTGTGCTGCACCAGGACGAGGTCGAGGTGGAGACGGGCGCGCTGCTCATGCTCACCTACGCCGATGGCACCTTCGCCAGCGTCGACGCCAGTTGGAGCCGGCCCCACGACTACCCCACGTGGGGCGGCCTCACCCTGAGCGTTGTCGGCGACAACGGTGTGGTGGACGTCGACGCCTTCAGCCAGCACCTCACCACCCAGGGCGGCCCAGGGGGGCCGCTGGCGTGGCCCCCCTGGGGAAGTGACCCCAACCAGGGGCTGATCGACGCCTTCCTGGCCACGGCACGCGGTGAGACCACACCTGCCGTCACTGGCGAGGACGGTCTCGCCGCCACCCGGATCGCGCTCGCCGCCTACCGCTCGGCCGAGTCCGGAGAACCCGTCCGTCTCGACTGA
- a CDS encoding MFS transporter produces the protein MTASLTPARAGGRQWLGLAVLALPTLLLSIDVSVLHLAVPHLAADLDPSGTQLLWILDIYAFLIAGFLITMGTLGDRIGRRRLLLVGGLAFGVASVVAAYSTSAEMLIAARAALGVAGATLMPSTLALIRNMFLDSRQRGFAIAVWMSAFTGGVALGPVVGGVLLQWFWWGSVFLLGVPVMALLLVVGPLVLPEYRGPTAERLDALSALLSLAAILPLVYGLKGLAGHGFGAEPLAGLAVGAVFGVVFVRRQLRLTDPLLDLGLFADRGFSSALGVMLGSTLAMGGMFMLVAQYLQLVGELSPLSAGLVLVPPSIVMIASTMVAPALAHRLGHGLVVGVGMVVAALGFGILTQVDPSGAPALVVVGQIVVSAGVGPGMALLAGIVIGSVPKERAGSAAAISETSGELGAALGVALLGSLATAVYRAQVVVPDGAPPEVAAAAQDGMSAAAAASDGLPTPLGDALLLSAREAFTQGMSVTLATAAGATLLLGIVSIVVLRHVTPAEHDDTEEASTADTSGATTDTR, from the coding sequence ATGACCGCGTCCCTGACGCCAGCGCGCGCCGGCGGTCGGCAGTGGTTGGGACTCGCCGTGCTCGCCCTGCCGACCCTGCTGCTGTCGATCGACGTCAGCGTGCTGCACCTCGCCGTCCCCCATCTGGCCGCGGATCTGGATCCCTCCGGAACCCAGCTCCTGTGGATCCTGGACATCTACGCGTTCCTCATCGCCGGCTTCCTGATCACGATGGGCACACTCGGGGACCGAATCGGGCGCCGCCGCCTCCTGTTGGTCGGCGGTCTCGCGTTCGGTGTCGCCTCGGTCGTCGCCGCCTACTCCACGAGCGCCGAGATGCTGATCGCGGCGCGTGCCGCCCTGGGGGTCGCGGGAGCGACCCTGATGCCCTCGACACTGGCGCTGATCCGGAACATGTTCCTCGACTCCAGGCAACGAGGATTCGCGATCGCGGTGTGGATGAGCGCCTTCACCGGTGGGGTCGCGTTGGGGCCCGTGGTGGGCGGCGTCCTGCTGCAGTGGTTCTGGTGGGGGTCGGTGTTCCTTCTCGGTGTCCCGGTCATGGCGCTCCTGCTCGTCGTCGGGCCCCTGGTCCTGCCGGAGTACCGCGGTCCCACGGCAGAGCGCTTGGACGCTCTCAGCGCGCTCCTCTCCCTCGCGGCGATCCTGCCGCTCGTCTACGGGCTGAAGGGGCTCGCCGGTCACGGGTTCGGGGCGGAGCCGCTCGCGGGACTCGCGGTCGGCGCCGTCTTCGGGGTGGTGTTCGTCCGCCGTCAACTGCGTCTGACCGACCCCCTGCTCGACCTGGGTCTGTTCGCCGACCGCGGGTTCAGCTCCGCGCTCGGGGTGATGCTGGGATCCACCCTGGCGATGGGTGGCATGTTCATGCTCGTCGCGCAGTACCTGCAACTGGTGGGAGAGCTTTCACCGCTGAGCGCCGGGCTGGTCCTCGTGCCGCCCTCCATCGTGATGATCGCCAGCACCATGGTGGCGCCCGCCCTCGCCCATCGCCTTGGCCACGGGCTGGTGGTCGGCGTCGGTATGGTCGTCGCCGCGTTGGGGTTCGGGATCCTCACGCAGGTCGACCCTTCCGGAGCACCCGCACTCGTCGTCGTCGGACAGATCGTGGTGTCGGCCGGGGTCGGCCCCGGTATGGCACTGTTGGCGGGGATCGTCATCGGTTCCGTTCCGAAGGAGAGAGCCGGCTCCGCGGCCGCGATCTCGGAGACCAGCGGCGAGTTGGGGGCGGCGTTGGGTGTCGCCCTGTTGGGCAGCCTCGCCACCGCGGTGTACCGGGCCCAGGTCGTCGTGCCGGACGGAGCCCCGCCGGAGGTGGCGGCGGCCGCCCAGGACGGTATGTCCGCGGCCGCGGCGGCGTCGGATGGTCTGCCCACGCCTCTGGGGGACGCTCTGCTGCTGTCGGCCCGTGAGGCGTTCACCCAGGGAATGTCCGTCACTCTCGCCACGGCCGCCGGGGCTACGCTTCTGCTCGGGATCGTGTCCATCGTCGTCCTCCGCCACGTCACGCCAGCGGAGCACGACGACACCGAGGAGGCCTCCACGGCTGACACCTCGGGCGCCACGACCGACACCAGGTGA
- the wrbA gene encoding NAD(P)H:quinone oxidoreductase, whose translation MPLNSVAVNVAVIYYSSTGNVHALAEAAADAAIKEGAEVRLRRVPEIAPTDVVAANEAWAQHLEATRHIPDATLDDLTWADVVLLGTPTRFGAMASQLKQFIDTTSEVWGDGLLTDKVYSAFTSTYNQHGGQESTLLSLYNVIYHWGGVIVPPGYADPIQFELGNPYGTSHVGASGAPTQLHRDIMAFQTRRAVTTARALTAGIESQG comes from the coding sequence ATGCCCCTGAATTCGGTCGCGGTGAACGTCGCGGTCATCTACTACAGCTCGACCGGCAACGTCCACGCCCTCGCCGAGGCGGCCGCCGACGCGGCGATCAAGGAGGGGGCCGAGGTCCGTCTTCGCCGGGTGCCCGAGATCGCACCGACCGACGTCGTGGCGGCGAACGAGGCGTGGGCACAACATCTGGAGGCCACCCGTCACATCCCCGACGCCACCCTGGACGATCTGACCTGGGCCGACGTGGTCCTCCTCGGCACCCCGACACGGTTCGGCGCCATGGCCAGCCAGCTCAAGCAGTTCATCGACACCACCAGCGAGGTGTGGGGCGACGGGCTACTGACGGACAAGGTGTACTCCGCCTTCACGTCGACCTACAACCAGCATGGGGGCCAGGAGAGCACCCTGCTTTCGCTCTACAACGTGATCTACCACTGGGGCGGCGTCATCGTCCCGCCGGGATACGCCGACCCCATCCAGTTCGAGCTGGGCAACCCCTACGGAACGTCGCATGTCGGCGCCTCGGGCGCGCCCACACAACTGCACCGGGACATCATGGCGTTCCAGACACGCCGCGCAGTCACGACGGCCCGCGCGCTCACGGCTGGGATCGAGTCCCAGGGATGA